A single window of Nocardioides kongjuensis DNA harbors:
- a CDS encoding N(5)-(carboxyethyl)ornithine synthase, producing the protein MTGLGLGVIGSSAKENEHRLPIHPDHLRVLDPGLRARITLEHGYGARFGVDDASLAEHVAGFASRDELLADSDVVLLPKPQHSDVAMMRPGQVLWGWPHCVQDTELTQLAIDRRLTVIAFEAMNHWTRDGTVGLHVFHKNNELAGYCSVLHALQLAGLTGDYGRRLSAVVIGFGATARGAVTALNAHGVHEVAVLTNREVAAVGSPIHSVRIRQFEHDRDDDQGSHVITERGREPLAAYLAENDIVVNCTLQDTAHPLVYLRVEEMAAFRPGSLVVDVSCDLAMGFSFARPTSFDDPTFVVGDNVLYYGVDHSPSYLWSSATWENSNALIPFVHRVLEGGAGWDADETLSRAIEIRDGRVVNPAILAFQGREAEPPYRVA; encoded by the coding sequence GTGACGGGCCTCGGGCTGGGCGTCATCGGGTCCTCGGCCAAGGAGAACGAGCACCGGCTGCCCATCCATCCCGACCATCTCCGCGTGCTCGACCCCGGCCTCCGAGCGCGCATCACGCTCGAGCACGGCTACGGCGCGCGGTTCGGCGTCGATGACGCGTCCCTGGCCGAGCACGTGGCCGGGTTCGCCTCGCGCGACGAGCTGCTCGCCGACTCCGACGTGGTGCTGCTGCCCAAGCCGCAGCACTCGGACGTCGCGATGATGCGACCGGGCCAGGTGCTGTGGGGCTGGCCGCACTGCGTCCAGGACACCGAGCTCACCCAGCTCGCGATCGACCGTCGCCTGACCGTCATCGCCTTCGAGGCGATGAACCACTGGACACGTGACGGCACCGTCGGCCTGCACGTGTTCCACAAGAACAACGAGCTCGCCGGCTACTGCTCGGTGCTCCACGCGCTCCAGCTCGCAGGACTGACCGGCGACTACGGTCGCCGGCTGAGCGCCGTGGTCATCGGCTTCGGTGCGACCGCCCGCGGGGCGGTGACCGCGCTCAACGCGCACGGCGTGCACGAGGTCGCGGTGCTGACCAACCGCGAGGTGGCGGCGGTCGGGTCGCCGATCCACTCGGTGCGGATCCGGCAGTTCGAGCACGACCGGGACGACGACCAGGGCAGCCACGTGATCACCGAGCGCGGACGCGAGCCGCTGGCGGCGTACCTGGCCGAGAACGACATCGTCGTCAACTGCACCCTCCAGGACACCGCCCACCCGCTGGTCTACCTCCGCGTCGAGGAGATGGCTGCCTTCCGCCCGGGAAGCCTGGTCGTCGACGTGTCGTGCGACCTCGCGATGGGGTTCAGCTTCGCCCGGCCGACGAGCTTCGACGACCCGACGTTCGTGGTGGGCGACAACGTCCTCTACTACGGCGTCGACCACTCGCCGTCGTACCTGTGGAGCTCGGCGACCTGGGAGAACAGCAACGCGCTGATCCCCTTCGTCCACCGGGTGCTCGAGGGCGGAGCCGGCTGGGACGCGGACGAGACGCTGAGCCGCGCGATCGAGATCCGCGACGGTCGGGTGGTCAACCCCGCGATCCTGGCGTTCCAGGGCCGGGAGGCGGAGCCGCCGTACCGGGTCGCCTGA
- a CDS encoding alpha/beta hydrolase, with translation MHVPLRAARLLTRRVVRPVLGTRLSPARQRQVIDALMRFPVLPRGTTIEHTSLGGVPADRITTPASNPDHALLYLHGGAHIVGSPLTHRAAATHLADATGAVAHVLDHRLAPEHPYPAAVDDALAAYRALLDGGLAPERIVVAGDSAGGGLALALALRAHATGIARPAALGLVSPWVDARLDGLAEHVDDPLLTRGWLELGATSYAARHREHPEVSPLLADPADLATLPPLFVHAASDELFVDDVERFVATARAAGATVTYRRLEGHWHVTHLYAGTVRAATEVVRELGGWLRSALPNGQGVS, from the coding sequence ATGCACGTCCCGCTCCGCGCCGCCCGGCTGCTCACCCGTCGCGTCGTGCGGCCGGTGCTCGGCACCCGCCTGTCCCCCGCCCGGCAACGGCAGGTGATCGACGCCCTGATGAGGTTCCCGGTCCTGCCCAGGGGTACGACGATCGAGCACACCAGCCTCGGCGGTGTCCCGGCGGACCGGATCACGACGCCGGCCAGCAACCCCGACCACGCGCTGCTGTACCTGCACGGCGGCGCCCACATCGTCGGCTCCCCGCTCACCCACCGCGCCGCGGCCACCCACCTGGCCGACGCCACCGGTGCGGTCGCGCACGTCCTCGACCACCGGCTCGCACCCGAGCACCCCTACCCCGCCGCCGTCGACGACGCCCTCGCCGCCTACCGCGCCCTGCTCGACGGCGGCCTGGCGCCCGAGCGGATCGTCGTGGCCGGCGACTCGGCGGGAGGCGGCCTCGCCCTCGCGCTCGCCCTGCGCGCGCACGCGACGGGCATCGCCCGACCGGCGGCGCTCGGCCTGGTCTCCCCCTGGGTCGACGCGCGCCTCGACGGCCTCGCCGAGCACGTCGACGACCCGCTGCTCACCCGCGGCTGGCTCGAGCTCGGAGCGACGTCGTACGCCGCCCGCCACCGCGAGCATCCCGAGGTCTCGCCGCTCCTGGCCGACCCCGCCGACCTGGCGACCCTGCCGCCGCTGTTCGTGCACGCCGCCAGCGACGAGCTGTTCGTCGACGACGTGGAGCGGTTCGTGGCGACGGCGCGCGCAGCCGGCGCGACGGTGACGTACCGGCGGCTCGAGGGCCACTGGCACGTGACGCACCTGTACGCAGGGACGGTCCGCGCGGCGACCGAGGTCGTCCGGGAGCTGGGCGGCTGGCTGCGCTCGGCCCTGCCGAACGGCCAGGGCGTGTCCTAG
- a CDS encoding enoyl-CoA hydratase-related protein, whose translation MSDRAPDAAPAVQTIRVERTLVIGLDRPAKRNAINGAVTRGLDEALNLLEDDDELWCGVLTGGPSVFSAGADLAEGPGEPTERGGIAGIMSRRRPKPLVAAVEGYALGGGLELVLCCDLVVASRTATFGFPEVKRGLMPDFGGVFRAPRVLPANVAREMLLTGDPIGAERAERLGLVNRLVEPGTTLDVALGLAATISGNAPLAVRAALALANDEINGDETASWAASHAAHERLLASADVAEGIGAFFERREPRWTGR comes from the coding sequence ATGAGTGACCGCGCTCCCGATGCCGCCCCCGCCGTCCAGACCATCCGCGTCGAGCGCACCCTGGTGATCGGCCTCGACCGCCCGGCCAAGCGCAACGCCATCAACGGCGCGGTGACCCGCGGCCTCGACGAGGCGCTGAACCTGCTCGAGGACGACGACGAGCTGTGGTGCGGCGTGCTGACCGGCGGCCCGTCGGTCTTCTCGGCGGGCGCCGACCTCGCCGAGGGACCCGGCGAGCCGACCGAGCGCGGCGGCATCGCCGGGATCATGTCGCGCCGCCGGCCCAAGCCGCTGGTCGCCGCGGTCGAGGGGTACGCGCTCGGCGGCGGCCTCGAGCTGGTGCTGTGCTGCGACCTCGTCGTCGCCTCCCGCACGGCGACCTTCGGCTTCCCCGAGGTCAAGCGTGGCCTGATGCCCGACTTCGGCGGTGTCTTCCGCGCGCCGCGGGTGCTGCCCGCCAACGTCGCCCGCGAGATGCTGCTGACCGGCGACCCGATCGGCGCCGAGCGCGCCGAGCGGCTCGGCCTCGTCAACCGCCTGGTCGAGCCCGGCACCACGCTCGACGTCGCCCTGGGCCTCGCCGCCACGATCAGCGGCAACGCCCCGCTCGCGGTCCGCGCCGCCCTCGCGCTGGCGAACGACGAGATCAACGGCGACGAGACCGCCAGCTGGGCCGCCAGCCACGCCGCGCACGAGCGGCTGCTCGCCTCCGCCGACGTCGCCGAGGGGATCGGCGCCTTCTTCGAGCGGCGCGAGCCGCGCTGGACGGGTCGCTAG
- a CDS encoding PaaI family thioesterase yields MTMEMFIHDEIPTDEVDRREKAVSALADSVRELVDATIRSTVPDEELAAVQAEVAALAARLRRQQLPGSAGVRYNSEGRSWNWGNAVVGRGNAVAPPVDIVHDGFGNAHAEMTLGAAYEGPPGMVHGGVSALMLDQIMGETASGFRRLTMTGTLTLRYRRPLPLGPVRMEARIAHEEGRKITVEAQIGVPGQDAAVEATGLFLIPSWAPIDETEEGWSRSAEG; encoded by the coding sequence ATGACCATGGAGATGTTCATCCACGACGAGATCCCGACCGACGAGGTCGACCGTCGCGAGAAGGCAGTCTCCGCCCTCGCCGACTCGGTGCGCGAGCTCGTCGACGCGACCATCCGCAGCACCGTCCCCGACGAGGAGCTGGCCGCCGTGCAGGCCGAGGTCGCCGCGCTCGCCGCCCGCCTGCGTCGGCAGCAGCTGCCCGGCTCCGCGGGGGTCCGCTACAACTCCGAGGGCCGCAGCTGGAACTGGGGCAACGCCGTCGTCGGGCGCGGCAACGCGGTCGCGCCGCCGGTCGACATCGTCCACGACGGCTTCGGCAACGCCCACGCCGAGATGACCCTGGGCGCGGCGTACGAAGGCCCGCCGGGAATGGTCCACGGCGGCGTCTCCGCGCTGATGCTCGACCAGATCATGGGCGAGACGGCCAGTGGGTTCCGGCGCCTCACCATGACCGGCACCCTCACCCTGCGCTACCGGCGGCCGCTGCCGCTCGGCCCGGTCCGGATGGAGGCCCGGATCGCCCACGAGGAGGGCCGCAAGATCACCGTCGAGGCGCAGATCGGCGTACCCGGTCAGGACGCGGCGGTCGAGGCGACCGGCCTCTTCCTCATCCCCAGCTGGGCGCCGATCGACGAGACCGAGGAAGGCTGGTCCCGCTCGGCCGAGGGCTGA
- a CDS encoding DUF4386 family protein, with amino-acid sequence MRSTRKIVALTAIALAASLLVQNAVLVGVGAPGYGDPTEDVLAFHAEHRGAVAFAVGLEALNLPLLLGFVTGLHGLVERRGGAGADWSRLAVAAGATLAAVLALYAVLWNGVVLHADGLVEPSPELELVWQLHAAAFALALPALGTTFAGAALAAHASGLTPRWQRLLGVAGGSLLLAAGACSLAIADGSPLLFVGMPGYVAWLVWLLATGLRLVRTRGD; translated from the coding sequence ATGAGGTCAACGAGGAAGATCGTCGCCCTGACGGCGATCGCGCTGGCGGCGTCGCTGCTGGTCCAGAACGCCGTGCTGGTCGGGGTGGGAGCACCGGGCTACGGCGATCCGACCGAGGACGTCCTCGCCTTCCACGCGGAGCACCGGGGTGCAGTCGCGTTCGCGGTCGGCCTGGAGGCGCTGAACCTGCCGCTGCTGCTCGGGTTCGTGACCGGGCTCCACGGGCTCGTCGAGCGCCGCGGGGGTGCGGGCGCGGACTGGTCGCGGTTGGCCGTGGCCGCGGGCGCGACCCTCGCTGCGGTCCTCGCCCTCTACGCCGTGCTGTGGAACGGTGTCGTGCTGCACGCCGACGGGCTCGTCGAGCCGAGCCCGGAGCTCGAGCTCGTCTGGCAGCTGCACGCGGCGGCGTTCGCGCTGGCGCTGCCGGCGCTCGGCACCACCTTCGCCGGCGCCGCCCTGGCGGCGCACGCGAGCGGGCTGACGCCGCGGTGGCAGCGGCTGCTCGGCGTCGCCGGAGGGAGCCTGCTGCTCGCCGCCGGGGCGTGCAGCCTCGCGATCGCGGACGGCTCGCCGCTGCTGTTCGTGGGGATGCCCGGCTACGTCGCCTGGCTCGTGTGGTTGCTCGCGACCGGCCTGCGGCTGGTGCGCACCCGCGGGGACTAG
- a CDS encoding MmcQ/YjbR family DNA-binding protein, translating to MPRPTRPDVPGAYLARLRAIFARLPECHEEEAWVGVRWRVAGTTVTVAHVFGGEDQLFRITFRAEPDEVMAFQHLGAPYFKGEWGNNVVGMLVDDDTDWVELGELLTDSFCLQAPQRLVDRVDRPGA from the coding sequence GTGCCTCGCCCGACCCGCCCCGACGTCCCCGGCGCCTACCTCGCCCGGCTGCGTGCGATCTTCGCGCGGCTGCCCGAGTGCCACGAGGAGGAGGCGTGGGTCGGCGTGCGTTGGAGGGTCGCCGGGACGACCGTCACCGTCGCCCACGTGTTCGGCGGCGAGGACCAGCTGTTCCGCATCACCTTCCGCGCCGAGCCGGACGAGGTGATGGCCTTCCAGCACCTCGGGGCGCCCTACTTCAAGGGCGAGTGGGGCAACAACGTGGTCGGGATGCTCGTCGACGACGACACCGACTGGGTCGAGCTGGGTGAGCTGCTCACCGACTCGTTCTGCCTGCAGGCGCCGCAGCGCCTCGTCGACCGCGTGGACCGGCCGGGGGCCTAG
- a CDS encoding oxygenase MpaB family protein has protein sequence MSTDVAQPLPQPLPQPFPSRFRAGGERNRRLGRPLKVVGRVRGTDEALLERIGRAMLERDELGAALADAIRLRGDDPGRVRMDQFRRALEGGLVAVPDAPPALVAFLAELEQDPAWLDRDLVEEGARVFRRLGQNAQDVLLQLSLVGGYRFGGPTDLLVATGGLAGAQTLRRLAETQKWGASLTDPGSLAAPRAGRPPGEGWRLTVHVRLMHALVNHAFEDTWDTAQWGLPINQADQASTLGLFDGVLIIGSRALGVPISASESRALMHLWKYVGWLMGVHPDFLVDDEWERHRIDYHVLLAQGPLTEAGPQLAQAVVEAQALRRYPGWPAALQAARARYERERLLSMLTVFLGPESMRELGLPMRPPWAHAYLVVLNTLRYRVLKRLPGGPDRLARWGGRRAQWLLDSYFQGDAEDVGELRA, from the coding sequence ATGAGCACCGACGTGGCCCAGCCGCTCCCGCAGCCGCTCCCGCAGCCCTTCCCGTCCCGGTTCCGTGCCGGTGGGGAGCGCAACCGCCGCCTGGGCCGCCCGCTCAAGGTGGTCGGGCGGGTGCGGGGCACCGACGAGGCGCTGCTCGAGCGGATCGGGCGCGCGATGCTCGAGCGCGACGAGCTCGGCGCGGCCCTCGCGGACGCGATCCGGTTGCGAGGGGACGACCCCGGCCGGGTCCGGATGGACCAGTTCCGCAGGGCGCTCGAGGGCGGCCTGGTCGCCGTCCCCGATGCGCCACCGGCCCTCGTCGCCTTCCTCGCCGAGCTCGAGCAGGACCCCGCGTGGCTCGACCGCGACCTCGTCGAGGAGGGAGCCCGGGTCTTCCGGCGGCTCGGGCAGAACGCCCAGGACGTGCTGCTCCAGCTCTCGCTCGTCGGCGGGTACCGGTTCGGCGGTCCCACCGACCTGCTCGTCGCGACCGGTGGGCTGGCCGGTGCGCAGACCCTGCGCCGCCTCGCCGAGACCCAGAAGTGGGGCGCCAGCCTCACCGACCCGGGCTCCCTCGCGGCGCCGCGCGCGGGCCGCCCGCCGGGCGAGGGTTGGCGACTGACCGTCCACGTCCGGCTGATGCACGCGCTGGTCAACCACGCCTTCGAGGACACCTGGGACACCGCGCAGTGGGGGCTGCCGATCAACCAGGCCGACCAGGCCTCGACCCTCGGCCTGTTCGACGGGGTGCTGATCATCGGCTCCCGCGCCCTCGGCGTACCGATCTCGGCGTCGGAGTCCCGGGCCCTGATGCACCTGTGGAAGTACGTCGGCTGGCTGATGGGCGTCCACCCCGACTTCCTCGTCGACGACGAGTGGGAGCGGCACCGCATCGACTACCACGTGCTGCTCGCGCAGGGACCGCTCACCGAGGCCGGGCCCCAGCTGGCGCAGGCCGTCGTCGAGGCCCAGGCGCTGCGTCGCTATCCCGGCTGGCCGGCGGCGCTGCAGGCGGCGCGTGCCCGCTACGAACGAGAGCGCCTGCTCTCGATGCTGACGGTCTTCCTCGGCCCCGAGAGCATGCGCGAGCTCGGCCTGCCGATGCGGCCGCCGTGGGCGCACGCCTACCTGGTGGTGCTCAACACGCTGCGCTACCGCGTGCTCAAGCGGCTGCCCGGCGGCCCCGACCGACTCGCCCGGTGGGGCGGGCGGCGGGCGCAGTGGCTGCTCGACAGCTACTTCCAGGGCGACGCGGAGGACGTCGGCGAGCTCAGGGCGTGA